acaaattatcatATGAAAtcgcttatatgaggaatctaaaaaaatgatacaaacgaacttatttacaaaacagaaacagactcacagacacagaaaacaaacttatggctaccaaaggggaaagggggtgggggagggataatttaggagtttggggttaacagatacacaatactatatatagactagataaccaacaggggcctactgtatagcatagggaactctaaacatcttgtaataacctataagggaaaagaaactgaaaaagaatagatatatatgaatcacgttgccgtacacctgaaactaacacaacattgtaaatcaactatacttcagttaaaaaaatatataagaaatttatatataatcaaaaaaaaagaggcaagaatgcAGATACGTCAAGAGGAATATGGGCTGTGCAACCCTGTAAGAGCAACGTCTGGCGGGGCGTTAAATAAAGAGATAAAGTGTGTGCCAGACACAGCGACACAGAAGGCAGGAGGGGCAATGAGCTGACAGGGGCTGAAAGACCCTCTAGGTCAGTGGTAGAGGGACTCGTTTGTCTTGGGCCGTAAGAGGGCAGGGGTGGACAGGGCGTCTCAAACACGGACTCCACAAGAGTAAGGAAAGAGCCTCCACAGCATAAGCTGGTAGAGGGGAAGTTtgggtaataaaaatattcactaataAGAGAAAAGGTGATGAGAACAAGGCTGGGGGAATGACCCCACATGCGCTGAAACCTTGCTGGTGGGGCCCCACTTCCCCTCCTGCTCAGGAGAGGGTGCTGGGAACCAGACTTGGGGGATTTCGCTTATTTGAGCCTCCCCCAGGTACCAGCATGGAGCTGTTCGAAACATCACTGAGCTTTGATGATTTGAGTTTGAGAGGCATTTGTGTTTAGGAAAGACTCTGCTTTTCAAAATTAAGGTTTGGTTTCTGAAAGCTACAGATTCAAAAACTTAGTCTAATAGTTTACGTTTGGCATACAGATCTTGTTTTTCTATTCATAAGAcctgcaaatcttttttttttttttttttttttttttttgtggtacacgggcctctcactattgtggcctctcccgttgccgagcacaggctccggacgcgcaggctcagcggccatggctcacgggcccagccgctccgcggcatgtgggatctttccggaccggggctcgaacccgtgtcccctgcatcggcaggcggactctcacccactgcgccaccagggaagcccaagacctgcAAATCTTAACAGTTGCTTTTAAGGGTCTTTGAATACGACAAATCTAATTCATTAAACTTTCAAAACTTTGAACGGTGATAATGAGTGTAATATATTCAATTCCTTCATGGGCATTTCAAAAGCCTAGTGGACAAAACCTTCTTAgttctaattaatttttagaaatctaaTGATTTCACTTAGAAATGCAATGAGCCCAGAGTTTCTTACATATTCCAATACTGTGTATAAATGCACCAAGCTTTCCAGATAACATTACGAGACTAAGTCAATTAGTTAATGACATACTTAACTTTGGATTTATGAGACTTTCTTTACAATAGGCCAACTTCTTTAAACATTATGAGACTATGAGATACCAAACCTATCCAGATTTCTTAGTATGAAAGTCATAATtctatggcttttagtatatgaATCATTTCTAGACTTATAATCTTCCTGGGTTTATAAGATGCTTACCTACTGAGGAAGAAAAGTGCAGTTTCAGCTAGCAGACTTTACTTCTGTTGAGAGACTGTGGCCAGGACCTGGTGGGGTCTGGTCAATCCCAGGTGGGCTGCAGGGACCTCTCCTCCGTTACTGAGTCAATGACCGTGGACGTCAGGAAAAGGTGTGCACGTTGCCCACATCCCTGGATCATGGGTGTGCCCTctctttaaaaatggttataaaaTTGTGAACGTAACATGTACGCAAAagtctataaaatgaaaagtgcAGTCTAGGTATTTTTATTACCGTGTGGCCCACACGCTTGTCATCACCTCCCAGAACCCCAAAGGCCATCTGTGTCCCTTCCCAGGGACCACCCCATTCCACTGCAAGTGCAGCCACTTTCTTGTTTTCCTGGTATACGTTTACCACCTACGTAGGCATCCGAAACACGGCAGGTCATTTTTgcttagaaaacagtttggtacaAGGTGGAGCCAGCAATACATACTCTCGTGAATCCAGCTTCCTCCGCCAGCTGCTGCGTTGTGCTCTGTCCGTCCTGCGTGTGGCCGTAGCTGTCCAGTTAGCACTGCTGCGTGGCTTTCTAGTGCGTGACTGTCTTTGCATTGCTATCTGCCTTCTTCCTGACGGGCCTTTGGGTGGATGACAGGGCTTGGCTGCTGTGAAGAGCTTGGCTATAGATATTCTTGGCATGGCCCCTGGGGCACACAACAGTTATTTCCACGTCAGGCAGTGGAATTGCCAGGTTATGGGAATGCGTGTCTTCTACTCTAACAGTTGACGTCAAACACTTTTCCAAGTTAGTGGCATCAATTCGCATCGctaccagcagtatatgagaccCCCCTCACCCTGCAGCATCTCTGACATTTAGTGCTGTCAGTGTTTCACATTTTAGCGGTCCCGATGAGTGTGTAATAGCATCTCGTTTcggttataatttgcattttgctgAGAACCAACAAAATAGAGAagctttttataaatgtattggTCCTAGGGATATCATTTTTTGTggagtgtctgttcaaatctcttAACCACTTGTACTGAGCGATTGGTaggagttctttaaatattctgggTATGAGACCATGATATTTTTTAATaggctgtggtaggcagaatgtTTTCCCTGCTAAAGATTTCCtgccctaatccccagaactgGTGAGTATGTCACCTtacgtggcaaaagggacttggCAGATGTGGTTAATCTAAAGATCTTGTGATGGGGTGATGGTCCTGGGATACCCAGGTGGGCCCAGTCGAATCACGTGAGTCCTTCAGAGAACCTGTTCTGGCTATACCCAGAGGGAGATGGGGCCACGAAAGCAGGGTCGGAGTGATGCGCTGTCCctactttgaagatggagaaggggccatgaaccaaggaatgccagggacctccagaagctggaaaaggtcaGAAAACAGACCctctcctggagcctccagaaggaaccagcacTGCTGACAACTTGCTTCTAGCCCAGTCATACCCACGTCGGACTTCTAACCAGCAGAACTTTGTGATAACACGTTTCCTTTGTTCTTAAGCCACTAAACGGTTGTTAATGAGTAGAgacagcagtagaaaactaataacCTACGTGTGACCAAGGGATTCTATCCCTCTGTGACTCCCCTTTTATTTCCTACGGTGTCCTTTGATAAACAGAAGCTTTTGATTTAATGGGGTTGAATccatcaatcttttcctttatgcctGCTGTTTCTGAAGTCCCAGTTAATAAACCTCTCCCCGGCCCGAGAGACTGAGAAAACTCTCCTTTACCATCTCCCGTCAGGCTGTTCGGCTTTGCACACCGAGGCCTACAATCGCCCTGAAGCCGAGGACTGTGCGGCGTGAGGCCGGGCCCCTCGGGGTTTTGTTTGGTATGTGGACAGCCAGCTGCCCTTACTCCGCTGGGTGGACGCAACCCTCCCTTTGGATCTGTGTTCGGTGTTTCAGCTGCTTTCCAGGGGAGCTGGCCCAGAGCGTTGATTGAAAGCGGAAAGGTCCCTATTTAACTCCTCCCCCCGCCTTTTTAATGAGAGTTTTCTAGTCTCAGAGTGACCTGTTTAAAGATGAATGAAGATGCTGTGACCAATATCAGGAAGAAGCAGGTGACTTTGGGTGAGGGAGGGGACATCGCCCCCAACCCGTCGATGAAATTAAGCGGGAGCTAAAGGCTGGGGGCTGATGCTCTGTGGGACAGCCACTTGCCTTCTAGGAACATCAGTGGTTGCATCTGTTAAATGGGCTCCCTAACTCTCCCTGACTCGACCACAGCCCCTGCTGTGGATGGGCTCTGGGAAAAACACTCAAAACAGCTGATGTTCGAAGACGCAAATGAAAACTGGGAGGATATCTGCCAGAAAGCAAACAGTTTTAAATCGTGATCCTTCTTCTGGTGAGGCTGTGGGGCACGAGGGTTCGGACACTTTGGTGAGAGAGAAGGGGCTGGGCAAGCAGGTCTTGTTCAGCAAAGGGGCGGCGGGGGAGCATGTGTGCTGGCCTTCGCTGGGGACTGAGTGGGGTTTTGGGAGGCCGCAGGCAGGGGCCCCGGGGAGGCGTGGGGTCGGGCTGCGGGCCCCGCCCACCTAGGTGAGCCGCACTTTCATCGTGGTTGCCTTGTAGCTGTAGTTGTACCCTCTCCACGACCTCCAGTTGACACCATTGGCATAGCTCGTGTGCGGCCCCCCGAGGTAGCGGCCGTTCAGGTTGGACGAGTGACAACTGTTGTACCACCAGGCCCCCTGGTACTGCACTGCACAGCTAGAGGGACTCTGGTCGTTGTCTTGGTCTTTGGTGGAGAAGAACTGGTCCTTGTGGGGCGTCAGGGAATCACCTGCTCAGGAGGGAGTGTGGGTATTGCTCGGGCTAGAGGGAGCCTGCCCTGCCGCCTGCCCAGCGCCACCTCCCTCTAGAGACGTGTGAGCTGACCCCCAGGGCGTCAAGATCCTGCCTCACCCTGGGGCAGATGGAGCCACCTGGTCCAGGAGCTCTGCCCCAGGGCGCatgcctccctcctccagcctcacctGTTTCCTCCCGGCTCCCCCAAGACCACCAGGACCCGCGCCGTCCTCTCCCCTGAGGTGCCCTCCATTCCCCGAGCGTGCATCGCTTTTCTGGGCTTCATACCCACTCCCTGGGTTGCGCGGTCATCCCAGAGGGACAGCACGGCCTCATCCTGGGGCCCCCTGCTCCATTTTCAGCCCTGGGTGTGCAACTCACCCCAGTTCCTGTAGCACCCCACTGCCCTTCTCACCCCTGCCAGACCCTCAGCTATACCACCTGCAGCATGGAGAGGAgggtcccttcccttctccttccctggaGGCTCAGAGGAGGCACGTGTGTCAAAGGGGTGCTTGAAGGCTCCCATTAGCAATactccccccccgccccacgcccCGGGAGGACCTTGCTCTCTGCAGCTCTGGTCCAACACAAGCAGACAGGCTCCTAGCACCTTTCCTGAAAGAGTGCACACTGGGAATTCTCAAGAGGATGTGCTATAAGAGATGCCTCCCCACATCCTGTGACCGGGGTGTCTTTTTGGCAAAGAACATCCCACAGGGTTTGTGTTCTGTGGAGCCCAGTTTGGGAATATGGCTCTAAGGGCTGACGTGAAATGACCGTCCTCTTCCAGGTGTTAGCAGGGAAAGGGGTCAGTGACCACAAGCCCCACTCAGAACAGCTCACTGCTCTGCAGACACAGCCTTGGGAGCGGTAACTGATGGCGTCACTGGTCCCCATGCTACAAAGAGACTCAGGTACCTTCGTGTCTGCATTCAAAGACAGAGAACCTGGACCCAGGGAGCGGAGCCCCAGCCCAGGGTCACTCACAGGAGACAGAGTCAGGACGCTAAGCAGGTCCTCTCTGCTTCCCCAAACCCCACGCTGAAGCCCAGGCCACGGCTGTGCCCCGCGCGAACTCTCACCTGCACTGCCCCGGACAAAGGCTCCCAGGACCAGCTTGTACTTCTCTGCCTCAGCCGCCATCTTGAATGACTGGTACTTAGCAAATCGGTGGTTGCCCTCAAAGTCCACGAGGTCTACCCGCAGCTCGCTGCTTCCTGTTGGAGGTGGGTGCTCAGGTCCCAGCAGAAGGGACCCTCTGCCTCCAGGCACGGGGGGTGGGAATGTGGGCTTTAGGGGACGTCTGAACTTGGCATCGGGGACAATTCACCGGGAAGGTGTGAgaggctgggctggtgggaggacCTCAGGGATGCCTCCCTGTTTTCAAATAGCTCCCCTGCTGTTCCATCAGCCATGCCTGAAATTCCACCGTAAGTGTACCTGGATGGAATGAAGCCTCGCTCTAGTGTGAAGCCCTAAATTCTCCTGCAAATAGCTGTGAATGCCACGGCAGGAAACCTTTGTATGTGTAGTTCCTTCTGCAAGGATTTCAGGGCACATGAGTGGACACCGTCAAGCTTGCCATGAGGGAGTGGAAGAATTAAGAAAGGATTTACAGGTTTGCCGTTGAACCCAGGACCAGCTGTGAAGCTGATTCTGTGGAACGGAGAAGCGGGGTGAGGGGGCCTGCGTGGGGACCGCCACATGCACTGAGCGGGAGAGGCAAGGGGGGGGCTCCGTGGGCCTAAGATCCCAGTTTCAAGGAAGGACCAACCGTTGGAAGTGGGAGAAGGGCCACCCCGATCCAGATGGCCTCCCCCTCACTTCCGACTCTCGGGTTCTAGATACGACCGGTCCCGAGACCAGAAGTCGTCTTCGCTCCAATAATCCACCTCCTCCGATTTGAACACTCAGAGAGTGTAAGAGAATACACGTCCTAGGTTCTCAGAGTAACAACCCCTCCTGCTGTCACACGTGACCACCCCGGGGGCCAGGAGGAGCGGGGTCCTCTGGTCCACGTGGCCCAGGGCTAAGGTCAGGGGCATGTGCATTTCAGGCACCCCACCACAGAGCCCCCGGCCGTGGCCCTACCCTGGGTGGTCAGGGCGTGGATGTTGTCATTCCCCAGCCAGAACTCTCCCAGCTGACTGCCGAAGCCCTGCTTGTACGCGGCCCAGTCCCGGTAGAAGTCCACAGAGCCATCGCTCCTTCGCTGGAAAACCTGCACACgatggggagggctggggagacgGGGCCCCACTGCCGACCCCCCAGAGCACCCTGGCCACACGCGGGAGTAGCGCTGGGAGTTCACAGGTATCACAGGCTGAGGACCAGAACGTGGGTCTCATCCAAGAGCCCAGGGGCAGTCAGGGACACCCACATGGGACCaaggaggaaacggaggctcagagagggcagacGACAAGCCCAACGCCACACGGCTGGAGAGGAGTGGGCACCTCCGGGCCGGAGCCCACAGCCCTGAGTCACGGGACTCCTTCCCATGTGGgtccacacccctctcccccgACATTTCTGATTCTCCCGACCTCAGTGAAACGACGGGGTCAGCCTCAGCCTGGAAGGAGTGGACGGTCTCACAAAGGCCACTAAACAGTGATCTGCCGCCAGGTGAGGCTCCCAGGCACGCCCACCCCTGCCCAGGAACCCCACGGCCATCACTGGGTGAACCCCACGGCCATCGCTGTGTCCCCCCCACTCACGGTCCACCCCCCGCCGTCCACGTCCATGTCACACAGCACGGTCAGGGGCCGGCAGTCGGGCAGGTAGATGGTGTGCCAGCCGCTCAGAAAGTGCCCCCTGGTGAGCAGCTCCTTACAGGTCCGAGGTCCTGGGGAGGGAAGCCTGGGAATGGACGCCAGGACAGGAgctctgggctgggcaggggggagggggaggggggaggagggagaggcagggacacCTGCCTGGGGGAGGTGGGCCCTGAGTCCTGGGACAGAGACGCAGCCCCCAAGGCCACCCGGCTGTGACGGCCAGGCCCCGTCgacctccatccccacctcccagggctgcccCCGCCTAGTCTCCTGGGCACCTGGCCTCCTCCAGGAATACACTCGAGTTATCCAGGCAATGGCTGCCTATCACGTGGGTAGGTGGGGAGTAAGATATGCTCAGAGAGGGTTTTGTCCTTGGAAGGTGGAACCTGAGTCTGTGCAGCTGGCCTTCTGGTcgaccccccctcccccgcccccagcaggaGCAGGTCCAGGTGGAGGTCCGGGGGTCGGCGTGTTCGCAGTCACCTGTGGCACAGGAATGAAGCTGCCCCGGGTCTCCTGTTGTGGGGAGAGAGGACGTGCACGTCACACGTCTGGAAACAGCGCCCCCGCCCCTCAGCCCTGTTGCTCCGTGAACACGGCGTGGAGAAAGGAAACCATTGTCCAGCTCTTTGCAGAACTCTCAGCCTCCAGCCCTGCGGATCAGCTCCTAGACTCAGCATCACTGGGCTTGCCTGGCCCCCACTGCATCCGGCCTGCCTGGGGGCTGGCGGCCAGCACCGTCCCGCGGGGCACTGGCTGGACCGCCGTGCCAGCCACCTCGCCTGGGCTTCACGGCTCACGGCGGTGGAGGTTAGCGCCCCCAGGCCTATCGCTTTCCACAGCCCGTGTCTCCAGCACAGCCTCTGCTTGTGGGAAGTACTGAGGAGCATTTGGGATGTGAGTCTGGGCCCCATCCTCGCACTTTGTATTTGTAGCCAGAGCGTGTGACTGTGTCTTGGCGTTTTGCCTTTTCTTGCTTTtacaaagttttaaataaatgagcatAAATCAGAGCATTATAAGCAAAGTGTCCAAAATCACGTAGTAAAGCGGTATTGCCAGTCACCTGGGTCCGACTCTGGAGCCTCTGGGCTTTGAGCGCTCACCGGCCGCTGACAAAGCACGCCGGGCTCAGAGGCCCCTCCTCCCGCACCCATGGGCTGCAGGGACAGGGCCAGGGGTGTGGTCTGAGATCCTCCCCCAGGTGGTGCTGGCCGTGACCGAGGCCTCTGGGAACCCCCGGCCCCATGCAAAGCCTGCACAGTGACCCCAGGGAGGCGGAGGGGCTCACCTTTCTCTCCGCCCGCGCCCTTTTCCCCTCGGTCTCCTGGGGAGAGACAGGAGATGCACGGGACGTCTGGTCAGTGGACATCGACCCTCCGCTCTAGAAACCACCCAAGTGCTCAGTTCTTCGGGAGCtggggcgtgggggtggggctgaggctcTGGGCACCACACACGCATGCTCCGCGGCCCACACCTCTCCAATGCCTGGGTCTCAGCCGGGGGAGTTGCGGGGGGACTCAGAGGCCTGCATTCTGCCCTGGGTTATTAGAGGCTGCTCTGGACCTGGGGCCCCGGACCCGGGACCCAGTTCACATGCTGTCTCGAAGCTCTTTGGAAACAGGATATAGGACAGGTGCCTCTCTCACTtggcccccctccctctctctgtctctctcccatctctctctccacctcctccctctcgctctctgtctgtctccatctctcaTGTCTCTGTAGACAGGCCCCGGGGTCCTGCTCAGGCGTCCTAGCTCTTCCTCACCTTTGGTACCTTTGGGCCCGGCCGGCCCTGCCTTCCCAGGGACTCCGGGAGAACCTCGCTCTCCTGTAAATTCCAAAGACACATCATTGAGGAAAACGCAACCTGAAGCATTCTACTTGGGCATCTCCGCCCTAAGGAATACAGTCCTGACCCTCCCATCCCAGCTGCGGTGTCCTCGGGATCAGTGCCCTGGGACTCAGCCCGAGGGTGACAGCAGACGGCGGGGACAAAGCACTCACAGCCACCCGGTGCCGACCGGCCGGAGCGCCCAGCTCGGGCCCCAGGGGACCACCGGCGATCTGGCTCCCGACCACCTCAGTGCATCAGCCCAGGTCCAGGCCACCGTCAGGGAGCCCCCCGGCTACTTGGGGGCCTGGGACCAAGAGCACGTCCTCAGAGACCCTGTCACACAGGACCCTCTGGCCCCTTGGCTCTGGGAGGGAGGCGGGGCCCTGCCCTGTGCTCAGCCCTGGACGCAGGGGCGGTCGGGAGCAATTATGCATCCCTCTGGGGTGGTTCTGTCTCCACCTCCAGAGAGGAGGGGTCGGGAGCCACGAGGCCTCCCAGGTCTGCGTTATTGATGTGAGCAGGGGGCTAGGAccacccagggccctgcccctcctcctgagCACTGATGGGAGAGTCAGGAGAGGCGGCCCCAGGCTCAGCCAAGGCAGCAGGAGCGCCTGCCGGCAGGCTGCCCTCCCCGGggagtgtgggtgtgtgggtgtggggcCGAGGGGGCGCCGGCTCGGCTTGGGGCGGACCAACCACACCCACTGGTGGGCAGCCGCCCCAGCCCGGCCCCTCCTCCCAGTGTCCCCCCGGCAGGACTCCCAGCCTGGAGCCCACCGTGGTGAGCACACACAGCCCTCCCATCCCCAGGAGCTGCCCTGGGTGCCCACGGCCCCTGAGCTGGATACCTCCCAGGACGTGAGAGGCCGGGGACCTCCGAGCTGGCCCTGTGTCCGGAGCCCTTGGAGCGTCCACTCACACGCAGGCCCGGGGCACTCACCCCTTGAGCTGCGTGCCCACCTGCCCTTCATCCCAGGCTCGGGGCCCGAAACCCCACAAGGGGGCCACCACGTCGACGGGAGAGCTGTGGAGCGCTCGGGGGCCTTCCTACTGCATTGAGGTCCAGCTCCACCCTCCCTGCTGATGGCTGActgctctgagccccagtttaTCATCTGCGGTACAGACAGAAAACGCCGGGGCCGCAGTTTTCAGGTGAGAATACCGAGGTACGCGTGGCTTGGAATCTGGCCCACGGCCACGTAAAGCCAGGGCTGGATCGAGGACCGGGAAGCGGGTGTTCTATGGAAGTGGACCCCGATGTGAGCTCATAGACCAGCTGCGACCAGCCCCCTCCTCAGGGAATGACAGATCCCGGTGGGCCTCGGGGGTCCCTCCTGACACCAGCTCTGAGCAGGGTCGTGACCCAAGCTCCCGACCTGAGACCCGCAGGGGGCAGTGCCCACCCGGGGTCTAATTTGAGAAGAGCCGGTGCTCAGTGACCCCCACGCCCGAGCCAGAGCACGTACCCTTCTGTCCACTGGCGCCTGCCTCTCCTTTGGGCCCTGCGGGTCCGGGCAGCCCCGGGCAGCCTCGGAGGATGGAGAGCTTGTCGGAGCCCTCCAGACCCACCAGCTTCACCTCTGCAGAGAGACACAGAGCGCCAGTCAGGGCGCTCGTCCTGGGCCTGAGAGCCCTGCAGAGCCCGCGACAGGCCACCCGAGCCACGGGGATCTGCCACGCGGCGACCTCGACCTGGGCCCTTGGCTGTGGCCAGAGTCACCCGTCTCAGATGAAGGGTCAGCCTGGCAGTGAGTTTCCCGCCTCTGGTGGGCACTGGTCAGGTGTGGAGGTGGTGCAGGGCAGAGCCCTGGCCTTGTGGTCCACCCTGCCTGAGCCGGCCCCCCCCCAGCCTCAGTGCTGTGTttccttgagcaagtcactcaaTCCCTCTGATCTCTGTCCCTTTGGCGCCGAAGTGGAGACAGGAATAGGGCTGTGGGGAGGATTAGATTAGATAACGCAGAATTTAAACTTCTTAGTATAATTCATGGCATTTTAAAAGAACCTCATAAATAGTGGGTGCTTTCactaaataacaacaataaatacttaaaagCCTTGGGGAATCTGGGTCAAAGTAACATTTTCACCCCCAGACCTTGGACTTTTGATCATAGAATTCCTGAACCGGAAGGGGTCTGTGTAGGTCCCCTGGAGAGGAGACACATTTGATCCAAGGACACAGAACAAACTCCAGTAGAACTGGAACCAGAGATTCATTtccttctcagaaaaaaataattaattttgttgatttcaaAACTGAAATATCGTCACGAGAGACAACTTAGAGGATGTGGGAATCAGTTGTGCTCTCACTGGAGACACAGGCAACTGTCGTTTTGGGGTCTGTCTCCAGCTGGGACTCTCTCATAAGGCTGCCCCCATAAATATGTCCTCCACTCAGGGGAAGGCTGCTGTGTCCTCAGGGGCAGCCTCTTGCCAGGTGTGGGCCCCCTCCACCTGCGTGGGATCGGGAGGGAGACCACAACCCCCTCTTAGACCCAAATCTGCTGAATCGCACTCTCTGGGGTAAAAGCCAGAAATCTGCACTAACAAACCCCAAGTAAACGTGGGAGCCCTTGGATTAGAACATCTTCCAACATCTTTCTGAAAAGTCcaggagaagatggagaaaatgatGGGCACGGTCCTTCTCCTCGGTGGCAGCGTCGAGACCTGGCTGGGAAGCTCGCGGGGTGAATCACGGGCTTGAGAGTTGGACAGACCTGGGATTAAATTCCTG
The Phocoena sinus isolate mPhoSin1 chromosome 6, mPhoSin1.pri, whole genome shotgun sequence DNA segment above includes these coding regions:
- the LOC116756096 gene encoding ficolin-1 isoform X2 → MELSGVAMALGPTGQLLLLLCFRTLAAQIADTCPEVKLVGLEGSDKLSILRGCPGLPGPAGPKGEAGASGQKGERGSPGVPGKAGPAGPKGTKGDPGQLHSCATGPRTCKELLTRGHFLSGWHTIYLPDCRPLTVLCDMDVDGGGWTVFQRRSDGSVDFYRDWAAYKQGFGSQLGEFWLGNDNIHALTTQGSSELRVDLVDFEGNHRFAKYQSFKMAAEAEKYKLVLGAFVRGSAGDSLTPHKDQFFSTKDQDNDQSPSSCAVQYQGAWWYNSCHSSNLNGRYLGGPHTSYANGVNWRSWRGYNYSYKATTMKVRLT
- the LOC116756096 gene encoding ficolin-1 isoform X1; the encoded protein is MELSGVAMALGPTGQLLLLLCFRTLAAQIADTCPEVKLVGLEGSDKLSILRGCPGLPGPAGPKGEAGASGQKGERGSPGVPGKAGPAGPKGTKGDRGEKGAGGEKGDPGQLHSCATGPRTCKELLTRGHFLSGWHTIYLPDCRPLTVLCDMDVDGGGWTVFQRRSDGSVDFYRDWAAYKQGFGSQLGEFWLGNDNIHALTTQGSSELRVDLVDFEGNHRFAKYQSFKMAAEAEKYKLVLGAFVRGSAGDSLTPHKDQFFSTKDQDNDQSPSSCAVQYQGAWWYNSCHSSNLNGRYLGGPHTSYANGVNWRSWRGYNYSYKATTMKVRLT